In one Lachnospiraceae bacterium GAM79 genomic region, the following are encoded:
- the mscL gene encoding large conductance mechanosensitive channel protein MscL translates to MKKFFQEFKEFALKGNVLDMAIGVIIGGAFSGLVTSLTDCFINPIIGCIGGAEVQGKIHLLGDQYIDYGSFITAVINFIIMAFIIFLLMKGIKKLLSLGKKEEAAAPLTRKCPYCYGDIDVKATKCMYCTSNVEPTVKAEE, encoded by the coding sequence ATGAAGAAATTTTTTCAGGAGTTTAAAGAATTTGCATTAAAGGGAAATGTTCTGGATATGGCGATCGGTGTTATCATCGGTGGTGCATTTTCAGGACTGGTAACGTCGCTGACAGACTGTTTTATCAATCCGATCATTGGATGCATCGGTGGTGCTGAAGTACAGGGTAAGATTCATCTGCTGGGAGATCAGTATATTGATTATGGTTCTTTCATTACAGCAGTGATCAACTTCATCATCATGGCGTTTATCATTTTCCTTCTGATGAAGGGAATAAAAAAGCTGTTATCTCTCGGTAAGAAAGAGGAAGCTGCGGCACCTTTAACAAGAAAATGTCCATATTGTTATGGTGACATTGATGTTAAGGCTACAAAGTGTATGTATTGTACATCTAATGTTGAACCGACAGTAAAAGCAGAAGAATAA
- the eno gene encoding phosphopyruvate hydratase has translation MNRLEIIEIKAREILDSRGNPTVETDVTLACGCKGRAMVPSGASTGQYEAHELRDGEKRYMGQGVYGACNNVNNRIADKLIGMDVSRQNEIDRIMIEADGTDNKTRYGANAMLSVSLACAKAASMALGMPLYRYLGGVNAKRLPVPMMNILNGGRHADNTVDFQEFMIAPVGAESFREAMEIACEIYHTLKIELNIRNLSTGVGDEGGFAPNLATTYDVLNLLVEAIAKAGYNPGVDVQIAMDAAASELYDVASDRYIFPGESKMTGKEIRRNSEEMVQFYEDLVTRYPIYSIEDGLDENDMNGWKVLTYRLGKQIQLVGDDLFVTNKKRLLNGIEDGIANSILVKVNQIGTLTEAMDAVETAHKAGYSSVISHRSGETEDTFIADLAVAMNCGQIKTGAPARSERTAKYNQLIRIEEELGKSAVYGID, from the coding sequence ATGAACAGATTGGAAATAATTGAAATTAAAGCAAGAGAAATACTTGATTCAAGAGGAAATCCGACAGTTGAAACAGATGTTACACTGGCATGTGGATGTAAAGGCCGGGCAATGGTTCCGTCCGGTGCATCAACTGGACAGTATGAAGCACATGAACTCCGTGATGGAGAGAAACGATATATGGGGCAAGGCGTATATGGGGCATGTAATAATGTAAATAACAGAATTGCAGATAAGTTGATCGGTATGGATGTTTCAAGACAGAACGAGATCGACAGGATCATGATAGAAGCAGATGGAACAGATAATAAGACACGTTATGGTGCAAATGCAATGCTCAGTGTGTCTCTGGCCTGCGCAAAGGCGGCTTCGATGGCACTTGGAATGCCGCTTTATAGGTATTTGGGAGGTGTTAATGCAAAAAGACTTCCTGTTCCGATGATGAATATATTAAATGGAGGAAGACATGCCGATAATACAGTAGATTTTCAGGAGTTTATGATCGCTCCAGTTGGGGCAGAATCCTTTCGGGAAGCGATGGAGATTGCCTGTGAAATCTATCATACATTAAAGATAGAATTAAATATCAGAAATTTAAGTACAGGTGTCGGGGATGAGGGAGGTTTTGCGCCGAATCTGGCAACGACATATGATGTATTAAATCTTCTTGTGGAAGCAATCGCAAAAGCCGGATATAATCCCGGCGTGGATGTGCAGATAGCAATGGATGCAGCTGCATCTGAATTATATGATGTAGCATCTGACCGGTATATCTTCCCGGGAGAGTCGAAAATGACCGGAAAAGAGATCCGAAGAAATTCAGAGGAAATGGTACAATTTTATGAGGATCTTGTTACCAGATATCCGATTTATTCAATTGAGGACGGACTGGATGAAAATGATATGAACGGATGGAAGGTTCTGACATACAGACTTGGAAAACAGATACAGCTTGTAGGAGACGATCTGTTTGTTACAAATAAAAAGCGTTTGTTAAACGGAATTGAAGATGGGATTGCAAATTCAATTCTTGTAAAGGTAAACCAGATAGGAACACTGACAGAAGCAATGGATGCAGTTGAGACAGCTCATAAAGCAGGGTATTCATCTGTGATATCACATCGTTCAGGAGAAACAGAGGATACGTTTATTGCAGATCTTGCAGTAGCCATGAACTGTGGGCAGATAAAAACCGGTGCTCCGGCGAGAAGTGAAAGAACTGCAAAATATAATCAGCTGATCCGGATTGAGGAGGAACTCGGTAAATCAGCTGTATATGGTATAGATTAG
- a CDS encoding nucleotidyltransferase family protein, whose product MSTAGIIAEYNPFHNGHLYQAEQICSTLGCEHIISVMSGDYIQRGLPAVCSKYLRADMAVSNGIDAVFELPMVFATASAGDFAFAGVSLLEKLHAVDYLVFGAECDDVDLLNTIANFLIDEPTEFSDLIRQYITDGNSYPAARAKAFAGLLPDAVSVIAEPNNILAIEYLAALKKLNSSIKPYIIKREQAAYNSTDINGTICSASAIRSLIQETNKAEISSNIIDTIKKILPDASASLFLSEYGRSFPVFENDLSALLQYRLLQQTTMPDTADMTPELYNKLRKADTCSCYHDILESAKSKEITQTRINRAILHLLLDVKKTDMEQFKDKGWSFYGHILALRRNGSAVLKKIKKNAAFPVFTKTADGIRQLDSVGYKMLSYDITATRIYNHTVYNKFGNKLPDDFTVQTPVR is encoded by the coding sequence ATGTCAACAGCCGGAATCATAGCAGAATACAATCCTTTTCACAACGGACATCTGTATCAGGCGGAACAGATTTGTTCCACGCTTGGATGCGAGCATATTATCTCTGTTATGAGCGGTGATTATATCCAGCGTGGTCTTCCTGCTGTTTGCAGCAAATATCTGCGTGCGGATATGGCTGTTTCAAACGGCATTGATGCTGTATTTGAACTTCCAATGGTCTTTGCGACAGCCAGTGCCGGAGATTTCGCATTTGCCGGAGTCTCCCTGCTTGAAAAACTTCATGCTGTTGATTATCTAGTCTTTGGTGCGGAATGTGATGATGTTGATCTTTTAAATACAATTGCAAATTTTCTTATAGATGAGCCTACCGAATTTTCAGATTTGATCCGACAGTACATCACAGATGGTAACAGTTATCCGGCTGCACGTGCAAAAGCATTTGCCGGCCTTTTACCGGATGCTGTTTCTGTTATTGCTGAACCAAACAATATTCTTGCGATCGAATATCTTGCCGCCTTAAAGAAATTGAATTCATCGATAAAACCATACATTATCAAACGCGAACAAGCTGCGTATAACAGCACCGATATTAATGGTACGATCTGCTCCGCTTCCGCCATTCGATCTCTTATTCAGGAAACAAATAAAGCTGAGATATCTTCAAATATTATTGATACCATAAAGAAGATCCTGCCGGATGCATCTGCCTCTTTATTTTTGTCTGAATATGGCAGATCATTCCCTGTATTTGAAAATGATCTCTCTGCTTTATTACAGTACCGGCTGTTGCAGCAAACAACCATGCCGGATACAGCCGATATGACACCTGAGCTTTATAATAAGCTCAGAAAGGCAGATACATGCAGCTGCTATCATGACATCCTTGAATCCGCAAAATCAAAAGAGATCACTCAGACACGTATCAACCGTGCGATTCTGCATTTGCTGCTTGATGTGAAGAAAACAGATATGGAACAGTTCAAGGATAAAGGCTGGAGCTTTTACGGACATATCCTTGCCCTTCGCAGAAACGGATCGGCTGTCTTAAAGAAAATAAAGAAAAATGCCGCCTTTCCTGTTTTTACAAAAACAGCAGACGGCATCAGGCAATTAGATTCTGTAGGATATAAAATGCTTTCTTATGATATAACAGCTACAAGAATTTATAATCATACAGTTTATAATAAATTCGGAAATAAGCTTCCGGATGATTTTACTGTACAGACCCCTGTAAGATAA